A region from the Longimicrobiaceae bacterium genome encodes:
- a CDS encoding peptidyl-alpha-hydroxyglycine alpha-amidating lyase family protein produces the protein MIPLLILALSAAPAPARPVPADTTPAADSVPALDYRPVPGFPTLPPSLNFGEVSSVEATPDGHLFVFHRGAQPLAEFDAAGRFVRSYAEGLVTHPHGVRVDAGGNIWLTDDETHHVLKLDPAGHVRMVLGRRGKSGDSLYYGEMLFNRPTDVAVAPNGDIYVADGYGNSRVVKLDRDGRFLLAWGTKGTGPGEFNVPHSVVIDASGRVIVADRENGRIQVFDADGRFLAQWGGVGKPAWLDLSPDGRRLFVADGANGRVLEMDLQGRVLGAFGRTGKASGQMDLVHGLAVGPHGEVYTAEILDWRTQKFVPAPRR, from the coding sequence ATGATCCCGCTCCTGATCCTCGCTCTTTCCGCCGCTCCGGCGCCAGCACGCCCGGTCCCGGCTGACACGACGCCGGCTGCCGACAGCGTTCCCGCGCTGGATTATCGGCCGGTGCCCGGCTTCCCGACGCTGCCGCCGTCGCTGAACTTCGGCGAGGTGTCGAGTGTGGAGGCGACGCCGGACGGGCACCTGTTCGTCTTCCACCGCGGCGCGCAGCCGCTGGCGGAGTTCGACGCGGCCGGGCGGTTCGTGCGCTCGTACGCGGAGGGGCTGGTGACGCACCCGCACGGCGTGCGGGTGGACGCGGGCGGCAACATCTGGCTGACCGACGACGAGACGCACCACGTCCTGAAGCTGGATCCCGCCGGGCACGTGCGGATGGTGCTGGGCCGCCGCGGCAAGTCCGGCGACTCGCTCTACTACGGCGAGATGCTCTTCAACCGTCCCACCGACGTGGCCGTCGCGCCCAACGGCGACATCTACGTCGCGGACGGCTACGGCAACTCGCGCGTGGTGAAGCTGGACCGCGACGGACGGTTCCTGCTCGCGTGGGGCACGAAGGGCACCGGGCCAGGCGAGTTCAACGTCCCGCACTCGGTCGTGATCGACGCGAGCGGCCGCGTGATCGTGGCGGACCGCGAGAACGGGCGCATCCAAGTGTTCGATGCGGATGGGCGCTTCCTGGCGCAGTGGGGCGGCGTGGGCAAGCCCGCCTGGCTCGACCTCTCGCCCGACGGGCGCCGTCTGTTCGTGGCGGACGGCGCGAACGGCCGCGTGCTGGAGATGGACCTGCAGGGCCGCGTCCTCGGCGCGTTCGGCCGCACGGGCAAGGCGTCCGGGCAGATGGACCTCGTGCACGGCCTCGCCGTCGGCCCGCACGGCGAGGTCTACACGGCCGAGATCCTCGACTGGCGCACGCAGAAGTTCGTCCCGGCACCGCGCCGCTGA